DNA from Prevotella melaninogenica:
ACTTCATCTCGGTTCCTGGCTGGCAGAAGAACTGCATCTCCATCTGTTCAAACTCACGCATACGGAAGACAAACTGACGTGCAACAATCTCGTTACGGAAGGCCTTACCAATCTGACAGATACCGAAAGGCAACTTCATACGACCAGTCTTCTGTACGTTGAGGAAGTTTACGAAGATACCCTGTGCTGTCTCTGGACGCAGATAAATCTTGTTAGTAGCATCGGCAGACGCACCCATCTCAGTAGAGAACATAAGATTGAACTGACGAACGTCTGTCCAGTTAGTTGTACCACTGATTGGGTCTACTATACCCTCGTCAAGAATAATCTGCTTCAAAGCCTCCAAGTCTGGTCCTTGCATAGCTTCGGTATAGCGTGCATGAAGATCGTCACGCTTCTTCTGATTTTCAAGAACGCGTGGGTTAGTCTCACGGAACTTAGCCTCATCGAAAGACTCGCCGAACTTCTTAGCAGCCTTAGCTACTTCCTTCTCTATCTTCTCCTCATATTTACCAATCTGATCCTCGATAAGGTTATCAGCACGATAACGCTTCTTTGAATCGCGGTTGTCAATCAATGGGTCGTTGAAAGCATCAACGTGGCCACTTGCTTTCCATACTGTAGGGTGCATAAAGATAGAGGCATCGATACCAACAATATTGCTATGCAGCAATACCATTGACTGCCACCAATACTGCTTGATATTGTTTTTCAGCTCAACACCATTCTGACCGTAGTCATAAACAGCTGCTAAACCATCATAAATATCACTACTTGGGAAGACGAAACCATACTCTTTACAGTGGCTTACAATCTTCTTGAAAACATCCTCTTGTGCCATAATTATCTATTTATACCTTAATTTTTACCGCAAAGTTACGCTTTTTTAGCCGAATAAGAACAGGTTTATCACGAAACTTTATCCTAAATCGATTATTCATGAGTCTGTCCTTTGATTTACTTGAGGTTATGCTATCTCGTAAATAACACCTCACGATATAGTAATGTGCCGACAACCACGAACTTTTCTTACATTTCCAACAGACTTATTAATGCCCAACACGAATGGTGTTAAGCCTCCGCACCATGCGTGCTAACGCCCCACACCAATGGTGCGGAGGCTCAGTTCAATCATTGAGAGAGCTTATCTATTCAGATGATAACAACCCATTTGGATTGAAAAAAGGGCTATGATGCGAGAGGAACAAGAACAGACTACAAACAGAAAACCAAATCCAACACTTGAATAAGTTATAATTTGCCTATTTACTTTTTTTTTCGTACATTTGCAGTCTTATGAAGCTTGCTTCTTTAAGTGATAAAACAAGAACTATATGGATGACGAAATAAAAGACTTGGATGGACAGACTCCTGAGGAAGAGACTCAGGAACAGGATTCCCATTCCGATTATAAACCTGCCGATAGGTTTGATGCCTCTGCCGTACATCATCTCTCTGGCATGTACAAAAACTGGTTCTTAGATTACGCCAGCTACGTAATCTTGGAACGTGCCGTACCTCATATCGAGGACGGCTTGAAGCCTGTACAACGCCGTATTCTCCATTCTATGAAACGAATGGATGATGGACGATACAATAAGGTTGCAAACATCGTAGGTCATACGATGCAATTTCACCCACATGGTGATGCCTCTATTGGTGACGCCTTGGTGCAGTTAGGACAGAAAGACCTACTCATCGACATGCAGGGTAACTGGGGAAACATTCTCACTGGCGACCGTGCTGCTGCGCCACGATACATTGAGGCGCGCCTATCAAAGTTTGCCTTAGAGACTGTATTCAATCCTAAGACAACAGAATGGCAACTTTCTTATGACGGCAGAAACAAAGAGCCGATTACGCTCCCTGTAAAGTTCCCACTGCTTTTGGCACAGGGTGCTGAAGGTATCGCTGTAGGCTTGTCATCCAAGATTCTTCCACATAACCTCAACGATATCTGTGATGCAGCTATCAGCTATCTGCGTGGTGAGGAGTTTAACCTCTATCCGGACTTCCCAACAGGCGGTAGCATTGATGTATCGAAGTATAATGATGGTCAGCGTGGTGGCGTTCTGAAGGTGCGTGCAAAGGTAGAGAAGCTCGATAATAAAACCCTCGTCATCCGTGAGGTTCCTTTTACAAAGACCGCTAACACGCTTCAAGAGTCTATTACGAAGGCTGTTGAGAAAGGCAAACTAAAGATTCGAAGAGTAGAGGACATGACAGCTTCGGAGGTGGAGATTCAACTTCATCTTACACCGGGTACGTCAAGTGACAAGACTATTGATGCCCTCTATGCTTTCACTGATTGCGAGATAAACATTTCGCCCAACTGCTGTGTCATCCGAGACAACAAACCAGAGTTCTTGACGATATCAGATGTATTGCGCAATTCTGCCGAACATACGAAGGCTTTATTGAAGTTAGAGTTAGAGATTCGCAAGCATGAATTAGAGGAACAGTTGTTCTACAACTCGCTTGAACGTATCTTCATCGAGGACCGTATCTATAAGGAGCGTAAGTTCGAGACGGCTAAGGATATTGATGAAGTCGTTGCTTTCGTCGACTCCAAACTCGAACCTTATAAGAAGACCTTTATCCGTGAGGTGACACGTGACGACATCATCCGCCTTTTGGAAATCAAGATGCAACGTATTTTGAAGTTCAATAAGGATAAGGCTGACGAATTGATTCAGAAGATTAAGGCAGAGATTGCCGAGATTGACAAGGACCTTAACGAGATGGTTCGCGTCACTATCGAATGGTTCACACACCTGAAAGAGAAATACGGAGGCGACCATCCACGTCGTACAGAGATTAAGAGCTTCGATACGATTGTTGCTGCTAAGGTGGTAGATGCCAACGAGAAATTATATATTGACCGTCAGGAAGGTTTCATTGGTACAGGTCTTAAGAAGGCAGAGTTCGTTCAGAACTGCTCTGACCTCGATGATGTGATTATCTTCTACCGTGATGGTAAGTATAAGGTTATCCGAATTGCCGACAAGGTGTTTGTGGGTAAGGGCGTACTTCACGTACAGGTGTTTAAGAAGAACGACAAGCGTACGATTTATAACGTTGTTTATCGTGACGGAAAGACGGGACCTTACTATATCAAACGCTTCAATGTGACTTCTATCACACGCGATAAGGAATATGACGTAACTCTCGGTACGCCTGGTTCAAAGATTAACTACTTCACAGCCAACCCTAATGGCGAGGCTGAGTTGATAAAGATTACACTCGATCCGAATCCAGATAAGAAGAAGCAAAACATCTTCATGGAGCGTGACTTTGCAAGTATTCTTATCAAGGGTCGCGCTGCAAAGGGTAATCTGCTGACCAAAGAGAGTATTCACCGCATCTCACTCAAGAGCCACGGACACTCTACATTGGGTGGACGAAAGGTGTGGTTCGACCCAGATGTCAACCGTATCAACTACGAAGACCATGGTCGTTACCTTGGAGAGTTCTCTGATCAAGACAGCATCCTTGTGATACTTAAGAACGGAGAGTTCTATATCACCAACTTCGATTCATCCAACCATTACGAAGATAACATTCTCCGTATAGAGAAGTTTGATGCTGATAAGCCTTGGACAGCTGTCATCTTCGATGCCGACAATCAAGGTTATCCTTACTTGAAGCGATTCCAGATGGAAGCAAGTAAGCGTCATCAGAACTTTATTGGTGATAATCCTAATTCGCAGATGGTACTGCTGACTGATGTTGCCTTCCCTCGCATACAGATTACTTATGGTGGTGCTGATGCGGCACGTGGCACTGAGGAGATTGATGCAGAGCAGTTTGTTGGTGTGAAGGGATTCAAGGCAAAGGGTAAACGATTGACAACTTGGACAGTTGACAAGATTGAAGAGTTAGAGCCAACACGCTTCCCTGAAGAGGAGAAAGGAGATGACGAGAGCAATGAAGATGATGTACAAGATGAGAACTCTGCAGCTGTAGAAAAGGAAGAGAACCTTGATCCGGATGCAGGTAAGTCTCAACAGCAGGTCATCGATGAGATTACTGGTCAGCTAAACCTCTTCGACAATGAATAAACAACACGATAAATAACGAATTGAAAAAGGGGACATACCGCCCGTATGTCCCCTCCTTCAAAGACTATTTATAAACGCTTGGGACCTTATCACCCAAAGGTTAACACCAAACATCTATTTGACTTACACTTTTATTGATACTTTTCCATTACGCCTATGAACATAAAAAAATCCTTATTTCGCTGTTTCTCCCTTTCAGCAATAATTCTTTTCGCTTTATCATCACCTACACTTGCACAGGATACACTGCGTAGTAACAAGGTGATTACCAATATACAGATGTTGGGAATAGGTGCTGTAAACACTCTTGACACCTACCTTTCGCCCGAAGAATATACAGGGACAGAGTTTCGTTATATCTCTCATTCTGTGCGTGAGAACGGAACCAAGCTATCAAGAGAACTCATTCACCAAGCACAGATACTATCAGTACATAATAGAAAGGAGAATAACAATGAATTAGGTGCCTTCTACAACTTCCAATACAACTGGCAATATGCCTTAGGACAATGGAACGTTGGAGAGGGAGAACTACGCTTAAAGGCAGGTGGAGGAATTGATACACGACTCGGATTCCTCTACAATATGCGTAATTCTAACAACCCTGCACAGGCTTACGCACAGCTAAATATTTCACCGAATACCGTTGCTGCTTATCGCTTCCGCCTTCGAAACATTCCTTTCCAATTACGTTATGAGGTACAAGCTCCACTTCTCGGACTAACATTCTCACCTAATTACGGACAGAGTTATTACGAGATTTTTACCCGCGACAACTACGATCATAACCTTGTTGTCACAACACCTGTGTCAGCCCCATCACTCCGCCAGATGCTAACTCTCGACTTTACGCTTCGCCATACGACATTCCGCGTTGGCTACCTTGGCGATTATCAGCAAGCAAAAGTGAACCAATTGCGCCAGCATGTATGGAGTAATCTCTTCGTATTCGGTATTGTTCGTAAATTCTCAATCAACAAGTTCATCCCATGAGAAAACTATATCATTTCCTCCTTAACTTACTGATTCCAGCACTGACCCTACTCAGTACTGTGACAAGTTGCGTCACCAACGATCAGCAATCAGATAGTCCTCAAGGCAACTTTGAAGCTTTGTGGCGAATTATCGATGAGCATTACTGTTTCTTCTCACAGAAAGGGATAGACTGGCAAGAGGTACACAGCCGTTATGCACGCCAGTTTGACAACTCTATGACAGCCAAACAACAGTTCGAAGTAATGACTAATATGCTCTCAGAACTAAAGGACGGACACGTCAATTTATATACCTCTTTCAACGTAGGTCGCTATTGGTCATGGCATGAAGATTATCCAAAGAACTACTCTGATTCACTTCAACGTCTTTATCTTAAGACTGATTACCTCATTGCAAGCGGCTTAGACTATACTGTCCTTGATGATAACATCGGCTATATACGCTGTGAAACCTTCCAAAATGTGATTGGCGCTGGTAACCTTGACGATATATTCATTCATCTTCAACCTTGTAACGGACTGATTATCGATGTGCGTAACAATGGTGGTGGTAATCTTACAAACGCCGAAGCATTTGCTGCACGTTTCACAAACGAGGAACGACTCGTTGGCTACATACAGCATAAAACGGGAAAAGGTCATAACGATTTCTCTGCATTACAACCTGAATATCTCAAGCCTGGAAAGGGTATCCGATGGCAAAAGCCAGTTATCGTACTGACCAATCGTAGCGTTTTCTCTGCTGCCAACGAGTTTGTAAAGTATATGAAGTGTTGCCCAAATGTTACCATTGTGGGCGACCGTACGGGTGGCGGTGCTGGCCTACCCTTCTCTTCCGAGCTTCCTAATGGATGGTCAGTCCGCTTCTCGGCTTGTCCAATGTACGACCGTGACAAACAAATGACGGAGTTCGGTATTGACCCAGACTATAAAGTTTCCCTCACTTCCGACGACTTCGCACGAGGCAAGGACTCTATTATAGAGTTTGCAAGGAAGATGATAAAGACCTTTCCCAAGCCCCAATCCCTCTAAAAGGAGGGACTGGGAAGTTCTGAAGAAACTCTAAGTTTTATATTTTACCTTGTTTAATCTCGTCAAATAACAGTTTATTACCAACCTTGATGACCTTTACTTTATTGGTACATTTTAAACCCATATCCAAGAAGGTGTACTGATACCAGTTGTTACCAAGGCTCACAACACGCAGAACCTTATGTGCATTAGACGGTCCATCTTGAGCACCAGAACGGAACACCCATCCTGCATAAGCATCTGGTTGTGCATCATATTCATAATCATACGTAGCCTTCAACAACTTCAGTAACTTCTTCGTACAGTGCCTCTTCAGGTATGCAGTATTATCAAAGCCTTTTGTGTTATACATAGACGTAATAAGTGAGATAGCTGCACGCTCATCCTTACTCAAAGCATTCTTGGTAGGAGTAACCTTAACGGAGACTGTATTCTGACTCATCATTACGCCAGTCCCACCAGCACCATTGTAAACTACAGAAGCAGATGCATACAAAGCTCCCATACATAAAACAGTTAATAATGTCTTTCTCATTGTCAATCGTTAGTTAGTTAAAGAAATAATATTGTTAAATACATAGTCGGTTATTTGCAAAACCAGACCTTTCATGCTCATAAGGAATCGTGATAACATTAGAACTCAAGGAGATATTTTACTCAGCAACCAAACCTTCTTCGCAAAGATATATATTTAATTTCACTCATAAACAAATAGTATAAGATTATTTACTAACAAAAATCATATAGGCAGAAAAGGTGTATAAGAGAAAAGAAATTCCCAAACATTTGGCTATATCCAAAACATTGCGTATCTTTGCAGTCGTTATGCGCCTGTGGCGGAATTGGTAGACGCGCTAGACTTAGGATCTAGTAACTTACGTTGTGCAGGTTCGAGTCCTGTTAGGCGCACTGAAATAAGAACCGGATAATTAGTAATCAATTATCCGGTTCTTTCTTTTATAAAATCTTATTCAATACGAGATGGTATATAAACAAAGCCTTCTGGAGTGGATAGACAGTTTTCAGACAGCTGATGTTCACACTACCGACCGCCACATTACAGACTTCTCAAAACAGGAGATATACAAAAAAGAATGGATAAAGAAGGGCTTTCTTATAGCTGAAAGCTGTATTGAATATATCAGGAGTACAGACTATCGCATATTCGTTTACATTGGTTTTGCCCTGAAAAACAGACGTAAACCTTTTATTCCAGACACATTAAGTTTAGGAACAATGGACAAATGGACGCCTCCTTTCATCATCCTTTCCAAGACGAGAATGGAAAATGAAGAAAGCTATACTACCTCCAACATACTCAGCAAAATCCTACAAAGAAAAGTATTCTATTGGCAATATAAAGATAAAGGACTATATCTTTCAAATGTCTATATTGCTATAGAAAAGCCAAAAGCATAAAAACTTACCCCTCTATGGGTAAGAAAAACCACCACCGTAGTTTATCTTAAACTAAACAGACAGGCCCTAAAAGCCCATCCGTTGACCTTAGCCAAGAGGCTATAGCCTAACACGGAGCTTTTAGGACCTGCCTTATATCTTTAGAACTTACAAGCTACACCTACACCAAGTACCAATTGGTTGTAGTTGCTGATAATCTGATACTTCAACTCGGCGTTTACGCTCAAGTCCTTAGTAAGTTCATACTCAGCACCACCACCGAGGTTAACAGCAAGACGACCATCTGAACCCTCAACTACAGGGAGACCAGGAAACTCATACTTATAAGACCAGTTTGTATAACCAAGACCTGCAAGTGGATATACCTTAACCTTGTTTGCTACATCAAAGAGGTAGTGAACATTTGCATTGATATCCCACATTGAGATACCCTTATTCTTGAGGAAGTAGTCAAAAGAACCCTCACCTCTAATCTGGTCTGTGAAGTAGTACTGACCCTTAACACCAACACCGATGCTGTTTGTCTCAGAACCAAATACGAGCTGTGCACCAAGTGCCTTATCACCTGCCTGCGCTGAAGCTGAAAGACTCATAACTGCAGCACATACTAAAAGTAAAAGTTTTTTCATTTCTAATAATTGTTATGTTAAAAAAATAAGTTTATTTAGATTGAGGACATCTTACAAAAAGAATGGTTATAAAAACCTATCAGCTTATTATTTCTGATTAACAGAATAACTAAAATCGAAAAAATGTCCTTATATAAAACGAATCTTAGAGTATTATCCCTAATAGTCTTAAGTTTCTTATTATATCCGCGATAAACAAATTCTAACCTTATACACACTCTATTCCAATCGTATGTATAGAGGAAGTATTATATTACCGAGTGCAAATATATACAAAATACTTTTAATATCAAAGAAAAACAGTACAAATCTTACGAAAACAAGAATAACAAAGAGGGAATGTCAAATATTTTGGAGACTAAATGATAGATATCATCTTTCAGTTTGCTTATTATCTACATAAACGAAAGACGAATATCCAAAAGTATAACAAGCTTCTGCCTAATCCCTTTATCACTGGAGAAAACAAAAACTCTTGACTTTATACATAAAGCCAAGAGAAATCTTATAAAAATGCAAGTTAACCCCAAAACATTTTATAGAAGGGGATTAATCATCGTCTTCATCATCATATTCTGGCTCTGCCCACTCCACACGTGCACCATAAGCAAGGGTCTGATTTTTCTTTCCTGTACGCGCATTTCGTGTACTGGTAGGAACGAAACGACACTTTACATTCTTAACATGTTTCTTAATATCGAAGTCGTCAGGATTGTCAACGGGTTCACTCTCTACTGTCAGATGGAATCGACCCAAGCCTTCAAGTGCTACAGTCTCGCCCTGACGAAGACGATAAGAGATTTCGTCAATCAAAGCTATAACAAGTCCTCGCACATCACCACGTGAGAACGAGGTATTCTCCTGAATAGAATCGGCAAGGTCATCGGTCGTTGCAACTCCAGTGCTAACAGTACGAGCATACCATTTACCAGCTCCTTTCTTATCCTTGAACTTACTCTGTTCCAATCTTATTTCTACTGA
Protein-coding regions in this window:
- a CDS encoding glycine--tRNA ligase; the encoded protein is MAQEDVFKKIVSHCKEYGFVFPSSDIYDGLAAVYDYGQNGVELKNNIKQYWWQSMVLLHSNIVGIDASIFMHPTVWKASGHVDAFNDPLIDNRDSKKRYRADNLIEDQIGKYEEKIEKEVAKAAKKFGESFDEAKFRETNPRVLENQKKRDDLHARYTEAMQGPDLEALKQIILDEGIVDPISGTTNWTDVRQFNLMFSTEMGASADATNKIYLRPETAQGIFVNFLNVQKTGRMKLPFGICQIGKAFRNEIVARQFVFRMREFEQMEMQFFCQPGTEMKWFEYWKKHRLAWHEGLGMGDENYRFHDHEKLAHYANAATDIEFHMPFGFKEVEGIHSRTNFDLSQHEKYSGRQVKYFDPERNENYTPYVVETSIGVDRMFLSVMCHSYTEEALENGSSRVVLKLPEPLAPVKCAVLPLVNKDGLPEKAQEIVNSLKFHFNTHMEAKDSIGKRYRRQDAIGTPFCVTVDGDTLTDNTVTLRYRDSMKQERVPVEKLREIIEDRVSITALLKKIDID
- a CDS encoding DNA gyrase/topoisomerase IV subunit A — translated: MDDEIKDLDGQTPEEETQEQDSHSDYKPADRFDASAVHHLSGMYKNWFLDYASYVILERAVPHIEDGLKPVQRRILHSMKRMDDGRYNKVANIVGHTMQFHPHGDASIGDALVQLGQKDLLIDMQGNWGNILTGDRAAAPRYIEARLSKFALETVFNPKTTEWQLSYDGRNKEPITLPVKFPLLLAQGAEGIAVGLSSKILPHNLNDICDAAISYLRGEEFNLYPDFPTGGSIDVSKYNDGQRGGVLKVRAKVEKLDNKTLVIREVPFTKTANTLQESITKAVEKGKLKIRRVEDMTASEVEIQLHLTPGTSSDKTIDALYAFTDCEINISPNCCVIRDNKPEFLTISDVLRNSAEHTKALLKLELEIRKHELEEQLFYNSLERIFIEDRIYKERKFETAKDIDEVVAFVDSKLEPYKKTFIREVTRDDIIRLLEIKMQRILKFNKDKADELIQKIKAEIAEIDKDLNEMVRVTIEWFTHLKEKYGGDHPRRTEIKSFDTIVAAKVVDANEKLYIDRQEGFIGTGLKKAEFVQNCSDLDDVIIFYRDGKYKVIRIADKVFVGKGVLHVQVFKKNDKRTIYNVVYRDGKTGPYYIKRFNVTSITRDKEYDVTLGTPGSKINYFTANPNGEAELIKITLDPNPDKKKQNIFMERDFASILIKGRAAKGNLLTKESIHRISLKSHGHSTLGGRKVWFDPDVNRINYEDHGRYLGEFSDQDSILVILKNGEFYITNFDSSNHYEDNILRIEKFDADKPWTAVIFDADNQGYPYLKRFQMEASKRHQNFIGDNPNSQMVLLTDVAFPRIQITYGGADAARGTEEIDAEQFVGVKGFKAKGKRLTTWTVDKIEELEPTRFPEEEKGDDESNEDDVQDENSAAVEKEENLDPDAGKSQQQVIDEITGQLNLFDNE
- a CDS encoding DUF3316 domain-containing protein yields the protein MNIKKSLFRCFSLSAIILFALSSPTLAQDTLRSNKVITNIQMLGIGAVNTLDTYLSPEEYTGTEFRYISHSVRENGTKLSRELIHQAQILSVHNRKENNNELGAFYNFQYNWQYALGQWNVGEGELRLKAGGGIDTRLGFLYNMRNSNNPAQAYAQLNISPNTVAAYRFRLRNIPFQLRYEVQAPLLGLTFSPNYGQSYYEIFTRDNYDHNLVVTTPVSAPSLRQMLTLDFTLRHTTFRVGYLGDYQQAKVNQLRQHVWSNLFVFGIVRKFSINKFIP
- a CDS encoding S41 family peptidase, translating into MRKLYHFLLNLLIPALTLLSTVTSCVTNDQQSDSPQGNFEALWRIIDEHYCFFSQKGIDWQEVHSRYARQFDNSMTAKQQFEVMTNMLSELKDGHVNLYTSFNVGRYWSWHEDYPKNYSDSLQRLYLKTDYLIASGLDYTVLDDNIGYIRCETFQNVIGAGNLDDIFIHLQPCNGLIIDVRNNGGGNLTNAEAFAARFTNEERLVGYIQHKTGKGHNDFSALQPEYLKPGKGIRWQKPVIVLTNRSVFSAANEFVKYMKCCPNVTIVGDRTGGGAGLPFSSELPNGWSVRFSACPMYDRDKQMTEFGIDPDYKVSLTSDDFARGKDSIIEFARKMIKTFPKPQSL
- a CDS encoding porin family protein; the encoded protein is MKKLLLLVCAAVMSLSASAQAGDKALGAQLVFGSETNSIGVGVKGQYYFTDQIRGEGSFDYFLKNKGISMWDINANVHYLFDVANKVKVYPLAGLGYTNWSYKYEFPGLPVVEGSDGRLAVNLGGGAEYELTKDLSVNAELKYQIISNYNQLVLGVGVACKF
- a CDS encoding HU family DNA-binding protein; this translates as MSVEIRLEQSKFKDKKGAGKWYARTVSTGVATTDDLADSIQENTSFSRGDVRGLVIALIDEISYRLRQGETVALEGLGRFHLTVESEPVDNPDDFDIKKHVKNVKCRFVPTSTRNARTGKKNQTLAYGARVEWAEPEYDDEDDD